The Scatophagus argus isolate fScaArg1 chromosome 4, fScaArg1.pri, whole genome shotgun sequence DNA window CCAGTCGATCAAAAAAAGCTACGAACTCCTCTGTAAAAACAGAGTTGGAGATGATGATGTTGGCTGTGATGGTCGTCGCGTAGGGAATTTCTTCCTGTGTATCTGACAAATCTTACTTTTTCTGCAGTTCAAGGTGCCAGACTCCACTTTAACGTGAATGACTTCGTCTAGCGGCCGACCTATGGATACTGTGCAACGGCCGGTAACATCCCTCAAGTCCACCGTGCCCGATTCTTCCAGGAGCAACTGTCCACATGCACCTGGTGAAAAACAGACACCGTGAAGGTACTCCTGTGTCTGCTTTCACAGAATTAATAAGGAGTCGTAGTGTACCTACTGGGTTTAGACGTTGGAGTGGTCTGTGGGCTGGTGATGGCCTCTGTTGGACTTGGAAGAGTGATGTGGCCCATGTGGTGTGTTGGTGCATCAGCGTGGCTCCGAGTGGGGGACGGGAGAGgtccctcctctctgcagctgcccATGTTGCAGCCCTGGACGGTGATGGGCTTTGGCATGTGCATACAAAGCAGAGGGCTGAGGGGCTCCGGCTTAGAGGGTCCCATGCAGGACACGGCCCTGGACTGGATCCCGTATCCGCAGGAAACCGAACACTGGCGAGTGAGACAACACACTTATTACATTCCTACTGAAAATGAAGCGTCTTCGGTTCACTTGACCTTTTTGACCACATGGCCAGCGTCAGGTTGAATTTGTCTCATTTGAATTTGTATCACTCCGAAATACACACcagtttaaaggaacagtccacCCAAAAATGAGAACTCAGTCATTATCACTGTTTCAGAAGTGTTGTGttgtggactaagaaacttcacctgacttccaatgactgaattttcattttattttctttttgttttttatttttggtgaactgttcctttaagataTCCCTTAGTAAACAGGATTCACACGAAAGAGGACAGGATATGTTCAAGAAACAGAATGCGTAATTATAGTGTGCGTCTGGGGATAAGTATAAGTTCTGGGGAGAGAAACGTCCATACGGGACCGTACAGTTAAAGTCGAGCTCTTTAATAAGAAGCTTcatataatttacattttttcagacAATTTCTGAATGCACATCCACAGTTTTGGGTGTATTTTTACACAGTTCTGGACAACAATTGGTTATTTCTGTACAGTATGAAAATCATTTGGCAGACTCTTGAAACTTGTGTGATCCATCACAGTGAAGATCAAGCCTGCATTTGTCAGCGTTTCATTGGACATTATCATAGTAATGCAGTTTACCTGCAGAcctgttcactgtgatggattacacACCTGGAGCAGCTTCACGACGCTGCTAATAGCTGGAAACCGCTTGATGCCTGGAATGGAGTATATGGAATGGaagtatatttatatttcaaataCGCAGTAAAGTGCAAAGCAGATGCAGTTTGAAGTAGAAGCTCTAAAACATGCAGAACCACTGGGATGTTgactcaaagacacacaaactgaacaagCGTGCTACTTCAGGTACcatttgtaataataatgtttGGGTTTGTTTCTTTTACCAGGGGTATAACGGTTATACTTGCCTCTGTTCTTATCAACTGTTACTAATTCATTGTCTCATCTGCGGCCACATCTGTGGATATTTTTCTATTGATTTTTGCTTGTCAGAAAATCAATAATAGTCTACCAaccatttaaataatttcacaaGCAGAAATCATAAAGATGAAGTAAATCATCATCTTCTTGCAGCTTCTAAAATATgagtattttcttcttttctaacTTTCATATTGTTGTAAACTTGAGAAATTGTTGGACGTTTTTCACTATATTTAGACATTTTATAAAACACACGATTGATCGACTCATCAAGAAAACTATTGTCAGGTTCATCAGCAGCCCCAGAAAAAATAAggagaaaaatcaaagaaagtaaaaataaaataatcgATGTAGGGTCTGTGGACTTCTGGACTTGGACTGGTCTGGTCTGGTGGAGCTGTGTTCTAAAACTGCAGCTTTCTTAGGAGTTGCTTTGTGGACTGAGGAACAtcacctgactttccatcagcacGGGGACGTGAGGCCATAATGaatgagttttcattttgagtgaACAGTTCCTGCAATCAACTCATGCTTTCGTCTTGAATCCAATCTTTACGCTTCAGTCCATTTGTACCTGGCTCCATGGTTTCACTTCCCATCTGAGGGTGCACACCTGCACCAGGCAGGGCACTGTGGTGGCCGGTTTGACAGCCTCGTGGCAGTTTTCCTGCGGCACCACGCCCTCCCTGCCGTGGACGGACTGGACACACGTCACAGTCCTCTCAGCTACGCCCAGATCGCAGGACGCCGAGCAGGGTGACGTCCTGACTACCTTCCACCTGCACAGACAACAGTGGGTTTGAAATACTCCTGGCTTTTGCTGAAACTGACTTGAGACGCGTGCGTGTGATTTACCTCGCTGGGCAGCTGTGGGTGTTGCATGAAACCACTGCTGTGGGTTTGGGAAAGTTGCTGCACTCTGAATCCTCCAccaccttctcctccccctcggTTTCTCCAGCACAGTACAGCACCCGGTTGGCCACCCCTCCTCCACATGTTACACTGCAAACTCCTTGCTTAGAGCGCCACCTGGTTGTCATGAAGTGTATCATTTTCAAAGCCTTCTTTAAGACACCTTGTTTCCCTCGCTGGATTCAGAGCAGACACGCATactaaaaacaaatgcattaatTTGAGCGTAAATCCTTTATGTTAAATGCGTGTTACGTGAGGTGTCTCACATGGGAGGGCAGGGAGACGTGTTGCAGGTCTCAGCCTGAGGAGGAGGTTTGGTAGCAGCATCACAGTGGAAGTCAGGAACCCCCAGTCTGGTCTGGTGGTCCACACAGGAAAACCACACCTGCAGGGTTCCTACATGAGCATCAGGCTTTGGTTGATCTTCTGTGTTCTGAGGAAATGCTGTTTCTGAGTGAAGGTGTGAGTATTCTGTCACTTACCATTTCCACAGGTCTTTGAGCAGTGGCTGATAACAGGACTCCAGACGTACACAGGAGCCTGTCTCGAGCGTGGCAGCAAACCGGACTTGAGCACCGGCTGCTCCTGCTGACCAAAGACCACGTTTAACCATGCTGCACGTGTTGAAATAATAAGTGAGGTTTTTAGTCACCTTCTACTCTACCTGTCCCTCAGAGTCCCAGCCAATGGGACAAACGTCTACCACGCAGGGCACAGAATCAGGTGGTTTGATCTGCTTTGAACAAAAGCTTTGATCCACTTCAACATCCTGACCGTCCTCAGACCGCACGCATGACACCACGCGTTTGGCTGCTCCCGGGCCGCACACTGCTGAACATTCCCCTGGCTCGGATGCACGCCatctttaaacacacattttttaaatctttttaatcatttaatcattttttaatctttttattaCACTTGAAATATTCTGCAGTCCCAGGACTTCCTACCTGGCAGGACAGTGTTGCGGGTTGCATTTTTCAACAGAAGTTGGCGCTTTGCCAGGTGTGCATTCAGAATCTGGAACCTTCACCACCTCGGCGCCGTGCTTCTGAACACATCTTACAGGACgcactctctctcctccaccacaggAGGCGCTACAGGGCCCAAACGTCCCTGCATCCCACCTGCAAAACAGCATTCGTGTACACCTGTTTGTGCTGAGCTCCATGTGCATGTCCATCCGATCGAAAGGACAGAGTATGAGCCTGACCTGGGGGGGCAGGGGGCCAGCTGGCAGGTCGTGGGCAGAGGCGTGACACGAGGAGGTGTTTCACAGTTGTGTTCCTCTAAGTGGTTGTTGGTGTCTTCATCTACACAGACATATGCATGCTTCTGTACTCCTGTcatagaaagaaagagattatAATAACCAACCACATGATGCTATACTGGTTGTTCTTTCTGTGCTTTGCAGTACGggtcatgattgacagctccCGACCTGATCCACAGGAAACAGAGCAGGGTGTCGTGAAGACGGTCCATTTGCCTTTAGGTGTGATGTCTGTCAAGTTTGTGGTGGGCACATAGAACCGGTAGCTAATGTCtggatttgttttctctccataCTCTTTTCCATATTTGCGATAGACctgcaaagagaaaagcacTTTTGATTATGACCACATCTACTGTGTGACACGTTATGGGGCCATTCATAGTGCATTATAAAGCATTCAttatgctgtatgttttgggaatgtatgtgtttgttgaTATAGTGTAATTCTGTTACGAATGCCCCATAATGCATTATAATTGTGGTCCTCATAGAAAGTGTAACCAATAGGATAGCTcgtcataatgcattataagccccatcagtcaACCGATAGTTTATAACCAAGTCAAGAGCATCCATGCTTAAGcttataattcattataaatcacatctataatgttttgTAACTGTTGATATTGTGCATCAGTAAGCATAATGTCTCTTTATGAGTGTAGTCATGAATGCATTATAGTTCACTATGAATGTGGACTTCATAGGAACCTAAAATGATCATATGTGTCAGATTGTCAGTACTACTGTGTCAGTATGTGTCAGTATGTGTCAGCGTTTTTCATGCCACCTCTTTTTGAACGttgcttcatgtttttctccCCTCACCTGTATGTTCATCTCCTCCTGCAGCGGTCcgggcagcagcagctcctccacctcAGGCAAAAGGTCGGGGGTCAGGTGGAGGCGGTACTCTAGGCGGTTATCATCCAATGGGCTCGGGTGAGTCATATTCAATGCCATGATGCCCCTCCCAGACAGAATGTACTGATCCCCAACTGTTACAGCTGTGGGCACAAATTTCATTAATTAAGTTCCATTCGGTCCTGCTGCAGAAGCGCAAATGTGTCGTAAAGTGACAACACTCACCCATGTGAGTGAAGAGAGGTGCCCTGTTGACAATATGAACCTGTGTGGCGTTCACTGGCAGAGACAGGAAGGTGGTGTACTCTGAGACAGAACAAACTGAATTGTAACTCATGGCTGGCAATGCAGGAACAAGGCTGAAACTCTGTTCACTTATTGAACTATTGAgtattttttgatttgttatgtATTTCAGTTTGTAGTTGTCACAGTGTAACTATAAACGTGTTTATGATGCTATTATTAACACTTTAGTCTTGCCTTGTGAACACATAATAATGTTATTAAGGACGCGGTACTGTTTGCTACCTCTGGCCTGACCAGCGGTGTAGGAGTCGGAGGTCAAACTGCAGGATGATCCATCTCCAccacacaccccacacacatcCCGCGCTTTCCCAGAGTGCAACACACCATCACAGCCAAACAGCTGATCGGagacaaacagaacatttaaaaaagctGTGAGTCGGAGcgtgaaaaataaatagaaagacTGCATCTGTTCTCTGGTATGCTTACTCTCACTTAGTCATCTCTACCTGACATTTCCCTCTCAGACAAGCTGCTGTGGAGCCGAAGGGGGGCGGGCTGTCTGACTCGCAGCGAGTCCCATCCACAAAGTGAGATCCACGGCTCACTATGAAGTCCTCTCCGTCTGACTGGCACATGTGCCTGCACTGCTCGTCCCCTGGTTGTGACGAGAGGATTTCACAGAAAGGACACGTCACAGGTGAATTGTTTGTCCCTTCTGCATATTGGAAAGGTTTTCTTTAGGCCCACCTTGTGTAAATCCTACAGCAGGGATCCAGGTGTAGAAGGAGGCGGTGTTGGGCAGCAGGTAGAGGGGGTGGAGGTCTGTTTGGGAGCACTGCTCTGCCATGAAGTCCAGCTGAGTGCACTCAcatggctgcagcagcacatgtGGGGGGAAGAACTGGgattatttttgacttttctggTGTCTGAATCCACATTCAGCCCCAGACCTTAAGAGGGACGTTCAGGGcagaacatttttctttatctgaaaCCAATTTTGAGGACGACTTCTTTGACTTCTCTGAGTCGTCCCATCAGTGCTTCCATTTCTGAGGGCTTCTTAGGGGAAAGCACAGACTGCGAGCTACTAACAAAAGATCATCAAAAAGTGGGACAATTCTGGGTACAATGATCGACTGAGCAAAAGATACTGACCTACTGCACGGAGGCCCACTGTAAACACTGCCAGTGAGAACCTACCTGCCGGTGACAAAGTTCAGCCTCAATATCCGGCCCCTCACAGTCATTCCCTCCAAAAGCAGGCCTGAAAAATTAGAcacaaagtttattttgttgctaCAGCTTTATCATATAAAGTACGGGATCTTCAGCCCTGACTATGACTCATGCTTGCATGACTTTGCTTACCTCGGGTTATTGCATTTCCGCGTGCGGTGAGTGACTCCCCCGCCACATGTCCGTGAGCAGGGGGAGAACTCTGACCAGCTGGACCAGGAGCCATGCACCACCACAGAGGAGCTGAGCTCATCCAAGGACACACAATGCCCCTTCAAACACCACTGGGAGAGAGGATTGCTCCTCATCAAAAACGTGCTCAGGCCTACTTTTGTTAAATTATAACATTGTGGGGGATGGTGGATGACTGCACCAAAAGCAGTACCTGATTAGGTGCACACTCAGTCCCGTCTAGCAGAGGAACCAGGAGCCGTTTGCAGGAGCTGTCATCATCAGGGTTAACGTGACAGGACAGAGCACGGCAAGCTGGCTGATAGAAAACCAGACCAATACTCTGAACATGACTGGAAAGGTGGTATCACTGTGTATTTAAGATGCACAGTGCCACCTAGTGGTATCAAGCTGCTATTTCATGTCACTTACCAGGTCAGGATTCCTGAAGGAACAGGCTCGTGCCGCGCTACCAAAAGCTATACGACACTGGTCGTCCACTCCATAATATAAACCAGGCTTCCAGTCTTGTAGGGAGCCTCCCAGTGCTGGAAGGTCTTTTACACATTCAGCTTTCCCTTCGCTGGAAACATCAATACATGTGACATCTCATCATCGAGACTAGAGCAAACGAATTtcaaatcaaaaccaaaaactgcACGCATCTTTTCTCAAACTGCTTGTCAGAATCAGTTGAAACAACCCGAAGAGTAAAGATCAAGTTCTGACAGCTGCTCTGAGCAGGTTGGCCCACCTGAAGAatgagagcagctgctgtctgctgcacgGCGACCAGGTCAGATCCACACTGTTGTAGCCTCCATCAGACGCCATCATGAAGCCACTCCTGCTGCAGGTGTTTCCCACTCCGTCATGGTTCATCCCAAAACTGGATGAGAGTATTTGAAGTTCTAAAACATGTTGATTTTACTTGAATGATACTTAAAGTAGTAGATAGACGAGTAGCCTGTAAACCTCAGAATCCACTCGAAGGAGTTTTCATCTGATCTGCTAATCAGAGTCCAGCAGCTGAGAGAGCTCAAGGTGAGTCACTATGTTCTTTTAACTAAGCTGTACTGAAATACGTGATGTAATGACAGTCTGTTAATCTCTTGTTCTTTACACTGAAgcaggagacatcttgtgtccagcagttaagcttatgaaaagaaaaaatagtcAAATATTGTGGCAGTAGTTAGGCTGACCGGCTGCAAACTGTGTGAAGGACTGTCCAGAGTACAGTATTGATAATGAACTGGACTGGCTCTGCATTCCCTTTCGTTGCATCATTCTTTCCAGGAAAAATCTTGGAAATTGTCCGGAAATTACAGACCTTTCAAACAAAGTGTCGCCTAGAAGCTGTGAACAGATAGATAGTGCAGATTAAGtggtttttttatttacctgtgGCCAATCTCATGAGTGATGGTGATCCCCAGGTCAAAGCCTGTGTCCTCTGTGATCACGCAGCTCCACTCGCTGGAACAAGCCCCACCCAGCTGCGCTACACCCCTGACCTGCTTATTCCCATCAGGCAGCACCAGGTCGTACCTGTTTGTGTCGGGAAACACATAGTGAAACACCTGTCGGGTCAGAAAACGTTCAGAGGACGGCTGTGCGTGTCCCACCTTGTGATGTACAGCAGAAGATCAGCGTGCAGCGGGTCTGAATCGTTGGACGGGTTTATCCTCCTGccccagtcacacacactcctgagagaggaggtgatgttGGTCGACATCTGGATCTCTGGCTGGACGAGTGAACCACAGTAACAAAAGTAAAGGTTCAACGTCACTCTGGATAACATGAAGGCGTCAATTACACTGAAGCTGTAGGACTTTTACACCACATACGCCTTCTAAAGTCATCTGTGAACGTGGTTCTGCAGGGCAGTCAGTCGCTTACCTCTGGCTCTGACAGGATGATCATGCGGACCAGGTGCACCCTCATGTTGGCGCCCAGGGTCACGTCTCTCAGCAGCTCTGAGGCCTGGGTGGAAATTAGAACATGAGCCAGGTTAATGTTTCTCAGGACTGTAGTGCCGCAGTGCAGTGTGTACGTCCGGTTACGTAAACATTTCATCACGGTGATGTCTAACTTGTGCTGCGAGTCACTTCATTACTTATTCGTTTCAGCCTGTGAATCgagtttgtgttcattttgctgTGCTGAGATTTACAATGTTGAGGTTGGTGAGGATGTAGCGTTCGGTGTCCTGCTTGTGGACCTGCTGGACGTCAGGTCCTACCACCACCAGCAGTTCCAGATGTGTGATATCAGGCATCAGAGCCGACCGACGCAGCCGCCCACTCACTGTGAACGAGGAGAAGGTTCTCTGAAGACACACACCTGTGATCTATGTGTACTCAGCCATGTTGGTCACACTACGAGGACCACAATTGTAATGCGTTATGGGGGCGTTCATAGTGTCTTATACTGCATTCATAATGCTTCGTGaccacactcataaacacactaACAGTCACGAGACATTATAGATGTGGTAAAATGAAGCTTACCTGTACGCACCTCAACAATCAGCAGTGGGAACTCATAGTGTGCTTATTAGCGCTTATTAACCACTTATGAAGCAGCACAGGTTCTTTTAAACCATGAAAGCACACCTTACTGACCACCAACAATGAAACGTCTTGATGAAGCCTGCGGTGTTATAAGTGCATCAACATGCGCTTCACTTTACTGAACACATGCAGTGTTAAGTCATGATTCTGTATGGACTCTTATAAGCACACTACGAGTCTATGCTAGAGCTGCGTATATGACGCATGTGTGACGCTTAAACCTGTCGTTGAACCTGAGACGTACCTGAGGCGTCAGGAGAAGAACCAGGAGAGGAAACTGTGTCTCTCTGACCGGAGGAGTGATGAAGACGCTTGAggaggacacaaacaaaaccattttCAGCAGCTTTAGACCTTGTGCAACTAAATTTAGGTCTGTGGCCCAAATActggatgaaaacacaaaactatccttttgttttttagccaTGTAAGTCCAGTCCAAACAGTTCAGACTCTGTGCGGGGGCCGTGGATTTTCCCAGGATGATAAACAGTTTAAAGTTGAAGAGTTCAATGTACTTTGCAGGAGCAGAGGAATCACTAACCGCAGCTCTCCACCTACCTCTTCCAATGGAGAAGTGATCAGAGCGGCGAGGCCAGGCCGcagccacagcagacagagcagaggcaCAAAAACCATGttgccccccctcctcttcctgcgAGTCTACCTGCTCTGCTCCAACAACCAGGACAGTATGTGATCCTCCCACTCGGCGGGACTGAGGCTATGAGTAACGTGTGTTTAGGTAAGCAGCAGGGACAAAGTTGATGAGCTCACACGTCATTTcctggggattttttttccaactttggGACCAAGAGGACAGCTCCCATTggttgttctttgtttttctactgTGACTAACTTGTGCGCAACATTACAATCAATGAATCACACAATCCATAAAGCCTTTCGGTATTTGAACTCTTTTGATGGTGACATCAGTGACGGCAGACGAATGCTTTATTTTAGCAACCAACCAGCATCCACCTTTGCCATACTGCTGAATTTGTCCTCATtgtcataaatgtgtgtgttgttgttgcctGTTGTAGCCTTTAGAGGGCAGGCATGATCCTGTTAATGGACTGGGAGGCCAGcagaggtgcacacacacacacacacacacacacacacacacacctcgacAAGAGTCTGACTAAATAACATCCCTTTTGTCCATGACACTCATAAAACCTTATCTAATGCTAAAGTTGTTTGTTTAGAAGGCAGAAGATTCACAgtggaaacaataaaacaataacatcaGAGCTGTAAAACTGACAAGCTTCAGGTCATGGCAGTGATTATTTTCCTACTACTCAGACTGAGACAGACTACAGACCTCAGGTCTGGTGATTGTTTTACAACTGGGGATTTCAAACATGTCATTATGCTTCATTTTTAGAGGATTATCAGATCCCAAATTCagcatttaaatacatttagaaatatttgtttatcatggcagtaacatataatagtgtttttatttttgtattaataatgtgGATTTTAGTGGagcaaaaaaatgcaacattgAGGAGTGGAAAtgtaaagtagcagaaaatatACTCAACTACCTCAACATTGTACTTAAGTGTAGTAACAATACTATGAGGATTCACTTTGCAATTCGTGCAATgtcttttaaatttgtttgtttgtgcacacatTGTAGCGGACAGCGAGATGCAGCCTAAGATCTTCATTTGTATTGCAGATGTGCATCGATTCCAGATACTGGTTATCCGTCTCCTTGACCGTGAGACAACGGCGAGTCCCCGAGACAAAGCCAGTAAAACTGAGGACTGCACAAAGCtggtttgttctgttttcactttcatcgcttctttctcctcctgctgtaaTAATGATTAAAACGTCCACACAAAACAACCA harbors:
- the adamts13 gene encoding A disintegrin and metalloproteinase with thrombospondin motifs 13 isoform X2 codes for the protein MVFVPLLCLLWLRPGLAALITSPLEERLHHSSGQRDTVSSPGSSPDASVSGRLRRSALMPDITHLELLVVVGPDVQQVHKQDTERYILTNLNIASELLRDVTLGANMRVHLVRMIILSEPEPEIQMSTNITSSLRSVCDWGRRINPSNDSDPLHADLLLYITRYDLVLPDGNKQVRGVAQLGGACSSEWSCVITEDTGFDLGITITHEIGHSFGMNHDGVGNTCSRSGFMMASDGGYNSVDLTWSPCSRQQLLSFFSEGKAECVKDLPALGGSLQDWKPGLYYGVDDQCRIAFGSAARACSFRNPDLPACRALSCHVNPDDDSSCKRLLVPLLDGTECAPNQWCLKGHCVSLDELSSSVVVHGSWSSWSEFSPCSRTCGGGVTHRTRKCNNPRPAFGGNDCEGPDIEAELCHRQPCECTQLDFMAEQCSQTDLHPLYLLPNTASFYTWIPAVGFTQGDEQCRHMCQSDGEDFIVSRGSHFVDGTRCESDSPPPFGSTAACLRGKCQLFGCDGVLHSGKARDVCGVCGGDGSSCSLTSDSYTAGQAREYTTFLSLPVNATQVHIVNRAPLFTHMAVTVGDQYILSGRGIMALNMTHPSPLDDNRLEYRLHLTPDLLPEVEELLLPGPLQEEMNIQVYRKYGKEYGEKTNPDISYRFYVPTTNLTDITPKGKWTVFTTPCSVSCGSGVQKHAYVCVDEDTNNHLEEHNCETPPRVTPLPTTCQLAPCPPRWDAGTFGPCSASCGGGERVRPVRCVQKHGAEVVKVPDSECTPGKAPTSVEKCNPQHCPARWRASEPGECSAVCGPGAAKRVVSCVRSEDGQDVEVDQSFCSKQIKPPDSVPCVVDVCPIGWDSEGQEQPVLKSGLLPRSRQAPVYVWSPVISHCSKTCGNGTLQVWFSCVDHQTRLGVPDFHCDAATKPPPQAETCNTSPCPPMWRSKQGVCSVTCGGGVANRVLYCAGETEGEEKVVEDSECSNFPKPTAVVSCNTHSCPARWKVVRTSPCSASCDLGVAERTVTCVQSVHGREGVVPQENCHEAVKPATTVPCLVQVCTLRWEVKPWSQCSVSCGYGIQSRAVSCMGPSKPEPLSPLLCMHMPKPITVQGCNMGSCREEGPLPSPTRSHADAPTHHMGHITLPSPTEAITSPQTTPTSKPSACGQLLLEESGTVDLRDVTGRCTVSIGRPLDEVIHVKVESGTLNCRKKEFVAFFDRLAFVRKCEQVAGSELTTRTNVLLVRQNLLTPGYGVAFTYRSQKNTKKSHHQDCDIQLFSANGVFENPTTSDANHTCRVLINAPPSVKIRIQALHIGLNSTSSQSAYIMIRDMDVLKTNVFQGQQLFLWHSSGNMAEIEFHGDYLHLEGSFRAEYSFTHR
- the adamts13 gene encoding A disintegrin and metalloproteinase with thrombospondin motifs 13 isoform X3 — encoded protein: MVFVPLLCLLWLRPGLAALITSPLEERLHHSSGQRDTVSSPGSSPDASVSGRLRRSALMPDITHLELLVVVGPDVQQVHKQDTERYILTNLNIASELLRDVTLGANMRVHLVRMIILSEPEPEIQMSTNITSSLRSVCDWGRRINPSNDSDPLHADLLLYITRYDLVLPDGNKQVRGVAQLGGACSSEWSCVITEDTGFDLGITITHEIGHSFGMNHDGVGNTCSRSGFMMASDGGYNSVDLTWSPCSRQQLLSFFSEGKAECVKDLPALGGSLQDWKPGLYYGVDDQCRIAFGSAARACSFRNPDLPACRALSCHVNPDDDSSCKRLLVPLLDGTECAPNQWCLKGHCVSLDELSSSVVVHGSWSSWSEFSPCSRTCGGGVTHRTRKCNNPRPAFGGNDCEGPDIEAELCHRQPCECTQLDFMAEQCSQTDLHPLYLLPNTASFYTWIPAVGFTQGDEQCRHMCQSDGEDFIVSRGSHFVDGTRCESDSPPPFGSTAACLRGKCQLFGCDGVLHSGKARDVCGVCGGDGSSCSLTSDSYTAGQAREYTTFLSLPVNATQVHIVNRAPLFTHMAVTVGDQYILSGRGIMALNMTHPSPLDDNRLEYRLHLTPDLLPEVEELLLPGPLQEEMNIQVYRKYGKEYGEKTNPDISYRFYVPTTNLTDITPKGKWTVFTTPCSVSCGSGVQKHAYVCVDEDTNNHLEEHNCETPPRVTPLPTTCQLAPCPPRWDAGTFGPCSASCGGGERVRPVRCVQKHGAEVVKVPDSECTPGKAPTSVEKCNPQHCPARWRASEPGECSAVCGPGAAKRVVSCVRSEDGQDVEVDQSFCSKQIKPPDSVPCVVDVCPIGWDSEGQQEQPVLKSGLLPRSRQAPVYVWSPVISHCSKTCGNGTLQVWFSCVDHQTRLGVPDFHCDAATKPPPQAETCNTSPCPPMWRSKQGVCSVTCGGGVANRVLYCAGETEGEEKVVEDSECSNFPKPTAVVSCNTHSCPARWKVVRTSPCSASCDLGVAERTVTCVQSVHGREGVVPQENCHEAVKPATTVPCLVQVCTLRWEVKPWSQCSVSCGYGIQSRAVSCMGPSKPEPLSPLLCMHMPKPITVQGCNMGSCREEGPLPSPTRSHADAPTHHMGHITLPSPTEAITSPQTTPTSKPSACGQLLLEESGTVDLRDVTGRCTVSIGRPLDEVIHVKVESGTLNCRKNCDIQLFSANGVFENPTTSDANHTCRVLINAPPSVKIRIQALHIGLNSTSSQSAYIMIRDMDVLKTNVFQGQQLFLWHSSGNMAEIEFHGDYLHLEGSFRAEYSFTHR
- the adamts13 gene encoding A disintegrin and metalloproteinase with thrombospondin motifs 13 isoform X1; the encoded protein is MVFVPLLCLLWLRPGLAALITSPLEERLHHSSGQRDTVSSPGSSPDASVSGRLRRSALMPDITHLELLVVVGPDVQQVHKQDTERYILTNLNIASELLRDVTLGANMRVHLVRMIILSEPEPEIQMSTNITSSLRSVCDWGRRINPSNDSDPLHADLLLYITRYDLVLPDGNKQVRGVAQLGGACSSEWSCVITEDTGFDLGITITHEIGHSFGMNHDGVGNTCSRSGFMMASDGGYNSVDLTWSPCSRQQLLSFFSEGKAECVKDLPALGGSLQDWKPGLYYGVDDQCRIAFGSAARACSFRNPDLPACRALSCHVNPDDDSSCKRLLVPLLDGTECAPNQWCLKGHCVSLDELSSSVVVHGSWSSWSEFSPCSRTCGGGVTHRTRKCNNPRPAFGGNDCEGPDIEAELCHRQPCECTQLDFMAEQCSQTDLHPLYLLPNTASFYTWIPAVGFTQGDEQCRHMCQSDGEDFIVSRGSHFVDGTRCESDSPPPFGSTAACLRGKCQLFGCDGVLHSGKARDVCGVCGGDGSSCSLTSDSYTAGQAREYTTFLSLPVNATQVHIVNRAPLFTHMAVTVGDQYILSGRGIMALNMTHPSPLDDNRLEYRLHLTPDLLPEVEELLLPGPLQEEMNIQVYRKYGKEYGEKTNPDISYRFYVPTTNLTDITPKGKWTVFTTPCSVSCGSGVQKHAYVCVDEDTNNHLEEHNCETPPRVTPLPTTCQLAPCPPRWDAGTFGPCSASCGGGERVRPVRCVQKHGAEVVKVPDSECTPGKAPTSVEKCNPQHCPARWRASEPGECSAVCGPGAAKRVVSCVRSEDGQDVEVDQSFCSKQIKPPDSVPCVVDVCPIGWDSEGQQEQPVLKSGLLPRSRQAPVYVWSPVISHCSKTCGNGTLQVWFSCVDHQTRLGVPDFHCDAATKPPPQAETCNTSPCPPMWRSKQGVCSVTCGGGVANRVLYCAGETEGEEKVVEDSECSNFPKPTAVVSCNTHSCPARWKVVRTSPCSASCDLGVAERTVTCVQSVHGREGVVPQENCHEAVKPATTVPCLVQVCTLRWEVKPWSQCSVSCGYGIQSRAVSCMGPSKPEPLSPLLCMHMPKPITVQGCNMGSCREEGPLPSPTRSHADAPTHHMGHITLPSPTEAITSPQTTPTSKPSACGQLLLEESGTVDLRDVTGRCTVSIGRPLDEVIHVKVESGTLNCRKKEFVAFFDRLAFVRKCEQVAGSELTTRTNVLLVRQNLLTPGYGVAFTYRSQKNTKKSHHQDCDIQLFSANGVFENPTTSDANHTCRVLINAPPSVKIRIQALHIGLNSTSSQSAYIMIRDMDVLKTNVFQGQQLFLWHSSGNMAEIEFHGDYLHLEGSFRAEYSFTHR